In Deinococcus yavapaiensis KR-236, a genomic segment contains:
- a CDS encoding purine-nucleoside phosphorylase, producing the protein MSQIHVRANSGDVAPYVLLPGDPGRARFIAETYLEDVRQYAGHRGLLGFTGTYQSVPISVQTTGMGCPSASIVAEELARLGATHLLRVGTCGAATPHLAPADLVIAMASVPNDGTTRQFLGGAPYAPTASFELVEASVSAARTLSVPHHVGLLMTEDAFYASTPQHARHWASYGVLGFEMEASALFLVAAMRGIKAGCLVTVSNDIGDPQLVPDEVLAHGVDSMTRTALETFVRIHDGATPRQGDRP; encoded by the coding sequence ATGAGTCAGATCCATGTTCGAGCGAACTCCGGGGACGTCGCGCCGTACGTCCTGCTGCCGGGCGATCCGGGGCGAGCGCGCTTCATTGCCGAGACGTACTTGGAAGACGTACGTCAATACGCCGGCCACCGCGGCCTGCTTGGCTTCACCGGCACGTATCAAAGCGTGCCCATCAGCGTTCAGACGACCGGGATGGGGTGCCCGAGCGCGTCGATCGTCGCCGAGGAACTCGCTCGCCTCGGCGCCACGCACCTGCTTCGCGTCGGCACGTGCGGCGCGGCCACGCCACACCTCGCGCCCGCCGACCTCGTGATCGCCATGGCGAGCGTTCCGAACGACGGCACCACCCGCCAATTTCTCGGGGGCGCTCCGTACGCGCCGACGGCGAGCTTCGAACTCGTCGAGGCGAGCGTGTCGGCCGCTCGCACGCTCAGCGTGCCTCACCACGTCGGCCTGCTGATGACCGAGGACGCCTTCTACGCTTCCACGCCGCAGCACGCGAGGCACTGGGCGTCGTATGGCGTGCTCGGCTTCGAGATGGAAGCCTCGGCGCTCTTTCTCGTCGCCGCGATGCGCGGCATCAAAGCGGGATGCCTCGTCACGGTCAGCAACGACATCGGCGATCCGCAACTCGTGCCCGACGAGGTGCTCGCCCATGGCGTCGATTCCATGACCCGCACCGCCCTCGAAACCTTCGTTCGCATTCACGACGGTGCAACACCCCGTCAAGGAGATCGGCCATGA